The proteins below are encoded in one region of Sebastes fasciatus isolate fSebFas1 chromosome 16, fSebFas1.pri, whole genome shotgun sequence:
- the chmp1b gene encoding charged multivesicular body protein 1b: MPNMEKHLFNLKFAAKDLQRNAKKCDKDEKAEKLKVKKAIQKGNMEVAKIHAENAIRQKNQSVNYLRMSARVDAVASRVQTAVTMNQITKSMAGVVKGMDATLKTMNLEKISGLMEKFERQFETLDVQVAQMDDTMSATTTLTTPQSQVDSLMHELADEAGLDLNMELPQGQTGSVGSIAASSEQDELSNRLAKLRDQM; encoded by the exons ATGCCGAACATGGAAA AACATCTCTTCAATTTAAAATTCGCTGCCAAAGATCTCCAACGAAATGCCAAGAAATGTGACAAAGATGAAAAAGCAGAGAAGCTCAAAGTTAAGAAA GCCATCCAGAAGGGGAATATGGAAGTGGCGAAGATCCATGCAGAGAACGCCATCAGACAGAAGAACCAGTCTGTGAACTACCTGAGGATGAGTGCTCGGGTCGATGCTGTGGCATCGAGGGTCCAAACTGCAGTTACAATGAACCAG ATCACAAAATCTATGGCTGGAGTGGTGAAAGGCATGGATGCCACTCTGAAGACTATGAATCTGGAAAAG atttCAGGTCTCATGGAAAAATTTGAGCGCCAGTTTGAAACTCTGGATGTTCAAGTAGCCCAAATGGACGACACCATGAGCGCCACGACGACGCTCACAACACCGCAG agtCAAGTGGACTCACTGATGCATGAATTGGCCGATGAAGCAGG ATTGGACCTGAACATGGAGCTCCCTCAGGGACAGACGGGATCAGTGGGTTCCATCGCGGCCTCTTCAGAACAG GATGAACTGTCTAACAGGCTCGCCAAACTCCGAGATCAAATGTGA
- the LOC141752403 gene encoding terminal nucleotidyltransferase 5D-like — MMMELQTEKRFHNLTLEQIQALDKVLTEVIPIHGRGNFPTLQVKAKDIIRVVKDRLIERDIQVKDIRLNGATASHILVRDNCLGYRDLDIIFGVELPRQEDLQVIKEVVLCSLRDLLPCGVNRRKITCLTMKEAYVQKMVKVFNEHDRWSLISLSNNRAKTVGLRFVSSLRRQFEFSVDSFQIILDRMLESYWETERKQGGKLAFNLSKRDNEDENKEQEKSSIPRDVEADVEKVSSGESPCQDEAVSVLEKERPHAEVEHVDGKHEAREVLEPESINLQQEEVDGIEDVHSEEDIVFEICEENREEKGQFHSDYPLVSSPKALLTHVRDPLMTHACKEELSASQVSQPAEKSAPQEKVHCAEVSQFTVDSVVCRTENPSILQDSHLEFSFPPPAKKTCSTSQDIVPDYCPSPKLQRKMSRKLISKPEKWSLLTDLSDLTTQLFPPIEIPKPLQPKPPLLDSAQVHGSNVPASKPETLNTLPAPTCSPASTLQGGTGSNETVEQIVKPKHSKKPPDSETQSQAHTANVQPRISEQTSELADTISNRCGASSWAGAAGQPTITVEAECMYGDFEQAMDHLRHRLIATHNPEEIRGGGLLKYSDLLVRNFRPASETDFKSLERYMCSRFFIDFPDVSEQQRKIEAYLQCHFIGNEETSKYDYLMTLRRVIDESTVCLMGHERRQTLNMITVLALRVLGEQNAIPNTANVTCFYQPALYMTEPIYSSYFITQAQPPLVYHPYPLHVHMQTGLV; from the coding sequence atgatgatggagctTCAAACGGAGAAGAGGTTCCACAACTTGACCCTCGAACAAATCCAAGCTCTGGATAAGGTCCTGACTGAGGTGATCCCCATCCACGGACGAGGAAATTTCCCCACGCTGCAGGTGAAAGCCAAAGACATCATTCGCGTGGTGAAGGATCGGCTGATCGAGAGAGACATCCAGGTGAAAGACATACGGCTTAATGGCGCGACCGCCAGCCACATCCTGGTGAGGGATAACTGCCTGGGCTACAGAGATTTGGACATCATTTTCGGAGTGGAGCTGCCCCGGCAGGAGGACCTCCAGGTGATAAAGGAGGTGGTGCTGTGCAGCTTACGAGACCTCCTCCCTTGTGGAGTCAACAGACGGAAGATCACCTGCCTGACGATGAAGGAGGCCTACGTGCAAAAGATGGTGAAGGTTTTCAACGAGCACGACAGGTGGAGCCTCATCTCACTTTCTAACAACAGAGCTAAAACCGTGGGGCTCCGATTCGTCAGCTCCCTTCGAAGACAGTTTGAGTTCAGCGTGGACTCCTTCCAGATCATATTAGACCGTATGCTGGAGTCTTACTGGGAGACTGAAAGGAAACAAGGAGGAAAGTTGGCATTTAATTTGTCTAAAAGAGACAATGAGGATGAAAACAAAGAGCAAGAGAAATCAAGCATTCCTCGGGATGTTGAAGCAGATGTTGAGAAAGTCTCCAGCGGAGAAAGTCCGTGCCAGGATGAAGCAGTTTCTGTGCTTGAGAAAGAGCGTCCACATGCAGAGGTTGAGCATGTGGATGGAAAGCATGAGGCACGGGAGGTGTTAGAACCTGAGAGTATCAACTTACAGCAGGAGGAAGTGGATGGCATAGAGGATGTCCATTCAGAGGAGGACATTGTGTTTGAGATATGTGAAGAAAACAGAGAAGAGAAAGGACAGTTTCACAGCGATTATCCTTTAGTTTCATCCCCTAAAGCTTTATTAACACATGTCAGGGATCCGCTGATGACACATGCATGTAAAGAAGAGCTGTCTGCATCACAAGTCTCCCAACCGGCAGAAAAGTCAGCTCCACAAGAAAAAGTCCATTGTGCAGAAGTGTCTCAGTTCACAGTCGACTCTGTGGTCTGCAGGACCGAAAACCCCTCAATCCTACAAGATTCACACCTTGaattttcctttcctcctccagcTAAGAAAACTTGCAGCACATCACAGGACATTGTGCCGGACTATTGCCCCTCACCAAAATTACAAAGGAAAATGTCAAGGAAGCTGATCAGTAAGCCTGAGAAATGGTCTTTGCTGACTGATTTGTCAGATCTAACAACGCAGCTGTTTCCACCTATAGAAATACCCAAACCACTTCAGCCGAAGCCTCCTTTACTGGACAGCGCTCAAGTTCACGGCTCAAATGTTCCAGCCTCCAAGCCAGAGACCTTAAACACCCTTCCAGCTCCCACATGCAGTCCAGCCAGTACGCTTCAGGGTGGGACTGGCTCGAATGAAACCGTGGAACAAATTGTTAAGCCGAAACACTCAAAGAAGCCTCCCGATTCAGAGACTCAAAGCCAAGCACACACAGCGAATGTACAGCCTCGTATCAGTGAGCAAACGTCGGAGCTGGCAGACACCATCTCGAACAGGTGTGGTGCAAGCTCATGGGCCGGGGCAGCAGGGCAGCCCACCATCACCGTCGAAGCAGAGTGCATGTACGGCGACTTCGAACAGGCGATGGATCACCTCCGCCACCGCCTCATCGCCACCCACAACCCGGAGGAGATCCGAGGAGGGGGCCTGCTGAAATACAGCGATCTGCTGGTGAGGAACTTCAGACCGGCCAGCGAGACAGATTTCAAGTCCCTGGAGCGATACATGTGCTCCCGCTTCTTCATCGACTTCCCCGACGTGAGCGAGCAGCAGCGCAAGATCGAGGCCTACCTGCAGTGCCACTTCATTGGCAACGAGGAGACGAGCAAGTACGACTACCTGATGACCCTGCGGCGCGTGATAGACGAGAGCACAGTGTGCCTGATGGGGCACGAGAGGAGGCAGACGCTCAATATGATCACAGTCCTGGCTTTGAGGGTGCTGGGCGAGCAGAACGCCATCCCCAACACGGCTAACGTCACCTGTTTCTATCAGCCGGCCCTGTACATGACGGAGCCGATCTACAGCAGCTACTTCATCACCCAGGCCCAGCCCCCGCTCGTCTACCACCCCTACCCGCTACATGTGCATATGCAGACTGGCCTGGTGTAG